One Ferrimicrobium acidiphilum DSM 19497 DNA segment encodes these proteins:
- a CDS encoding SDR family NAD(P)-dependent oxidoreductase, with protein MTTSVGRRPLEHVLVLGGGSEIARALLMRLAGVSLRSVILMGPHAETLKRTREQLLAAFPKLTVVTLALDLSELQTVDMAVAQALKRLEVIDCVIMAAGWLGAQEMDERDPESVAHTLTVNFSGPAMALTRCAERLEEQGYGLMIVLSSVAGERVRRSNYLYGAAKAGLDGFALGLADRVHPKVSVMVIRPGFVSTAMTRSLATPPLATTAERVASDIIRGISSGATIVWSPRSMRAIMAIYRHLPRAIARQIRY; from the coding sequence GTGACCACCTCTGTTGGCCGCCGACCGCTTGAACACGTCCTCGTCCTCGGAGGAGGATCTGAGATCGCTCGAGCCCTCCTAATGCGGCTCGCCGGAGTTAGTCTTCGCTCTGTGATCCTCATGGGGCCACACGCCGAGACGCTGAAACGCACTAGAGAGCAGCTGCTGGCGGCCTTTCCTAAGCTAACAGTTGTTACCCTCGCGCTCGATCTATCCGAACTCCAAACGGTCGACATGGCCGTCGCACAGGCGCTAAAGCGGCTCGAGGTCATCGACTGCGTGATCATGGCCGCCGGGTGGCTCGGAGCCCAAGAAATGGATGAGCGAGACCCGGAGTCCGTAGCTCATACCCTCACGGTTAACTTCTCTGGGCCTGCGATGGCACTCACGCGATGTGCAGAAAGATTAGAGGAACAGGGATACGGACTCATGATCGTGTTGTCCTCAGTGGCAGGCGAACGTGTACGAAGATCAAACTACCTCTATGGAGCCGCCAAGGCGGGGCTCGATGGCTTCGCGCTCGGTCTTGCTGACCGCGTCCATCCCAAGGTATCGGTGATGGTAATCCGCCCCGGCTTCGTCTCAACAGCGATGACGCGCTCGCTGGCTACACCTCCGCTGGCGACAACAGCCGAACGTGTCGCAAGCGATATCATCCGAGGTATCAGCAGTGGTGCCACAATCGTTTGGAGCCCCCGCTCCATGCGAGCTATCATGGCGATCTATCGCCATCTACCCCGCGCCATAGCTCGCCAGATTCGTTACTGA
- a CDS encoding exonuclease domain-containing protein translates to MLDTTHLLGFDLETTGLSLADDEPVSYALTWCDNTETRDDYGLVAPTRPIAPEATAKHGITDEQAARDGQPLPEALKRIGNDLVKAGRQGWLLVGMNISFDLSIIDAQLRLHFGRGLYDVGWRGPVLDIYVIDRVFSAPRRGSRQLDALCEFYGVELTDAHNALGDARATVEIARRQLAAYPRIAEMDGSRLIQLQEREHLKWLRNLNDYRREHDGEPIRIPNGWPIDRSQRSS, encoded by the coding sequence ATGCTCGACACCACCCATCTGCTAGGTTTCGATCTGGAGACCACCGGCCTCTCCTTGGCCGATGATGAACCGGTGTCCTACGCGCTCACCTGGTGTGACAACACCGAGACACGTGATGACTACGGCTTGGTAGCCCCTACCAGACCGATCGCCCCCGAGGCGACCGCCAAACACGGGATCACCGATGAGCAGGCCGCTCGCGACGGTCAACCCTTGCCTGAGGCCCTCAAGCGTATAGGCAACGATCTAGTCAAGGCGGGGCGCCAGGGCTGGTTGCTGGTGGGCATGAATATCTCCTTCGATCTCAGCATCATCGATGCCCAACTTCGACTGCACTTCGGCCGCGGTCTCTATGACGTCGGATGGCGTGGTCCGGTACTCGATATCTACGTCATCGATCGCGTCTTTAGCGCTCCACGCCGCGGATCACGTCAGCTCGATGCATTGTGTGAATTCTACGGAGTAGAACTCACCGATGCCCATAACGCCCTTGGAGATGCACGAGCCACCGTCGAGATTGCTCGTCGTCAACTTGCCGCCTACCCACGTATCGCCGAGATGGATGGATCGCGGTTGATACAACTCCAGGAGCGCGAACACCTCAAATGGCTACGCAATCTGAATGACTATCGTCGTGAACACGATGGCGAGCCGATCAGGATCCCCAACGGATGGCCTATTGATAGGAGTCAGCGGTCATCATGA